Proteins encoded by one window of Primulina huaijiensis isolate GDHJ02 chromosome 1, ASM1229523v2, whole genome shotgun sequence:
- the LOC140984287 gene encoding DEAD-box ATP-dependent RNA helicase 52C-like, with protein sequence MSNPWFTGGSARSSRAPSYRRYQPDITVTIPATRPYRRGRGVNRSSFDMCEKFDELEVTREEGQENLRQESVIVNNVGAYDDMKVEVTGVDVPPPATSFFEMGFSSKELNDNIKRCKYVNPTAIQRCAIPVALAGRDLMASAQTGSGKTAAFCFPIISAILEHKQMRRFSGNMTNGVTFASPLALILAPTRELSCQIFEEAKKFSYQTGVRVVVAYGGAPIVGQLRNLEKGVDILVATPGRLLDMIERSKVSLRNVKYLTLDEADRMLDMGFERDIRKIVQQMGMPPPGARQTMLFSATFPDEIRRLGSDFLKNHVFLSVGKVGSSTNLIVQRVEFVRDMDKRDLLMNLLRSQKNANKLTPAKNALTLVFVETKRGADALEHWLWRNGFPSTAIHGDKVQMERERALRSFKNGQTPILVATDVAARGLDIPHVGHVINFDLPKVIDSYVHRIGRTGRAGKSGTATAFFSDKNAPLAKELIELMREASQEIPEWLVQYAKTSNHGGGNNRFSRYGGRNYNGHVNGSSFYEDCHNDKYSSQSGDKASKSDPYAPTHDTNVVYDDYHVDSAGAIPHAANYRSPVADSYGAHSSAYEYNYDHVVASGWD encoded by the exons ATGTCGAATCCGTGGTTTACCGGCGGATCCGCCCGATCTTCTCGGGCTCCGTCGTACCGCCGTTACCAACCTGACATCACCGTCACCATTCCCGCCACCCGCCCTTATCGCCGCGGACGCGGAGTCAACCGTTCGTCATTTGATATGTGTGAGAAGTTTGACGAGCTTGAGGTCACACGTGAAGAAGGACAAGAAAATCTGAGGCAGGAGTCTGTGATAGTGAACAATGTCGGCGCCTATGATGACATGAAGGTGGAGGTGACGGGGGTTGATGTCCCGCCACCGGCGACTTCGTTTTTTGAGATGGGTTTCTCCAGTAAAGAGTTGAACGATAACATAAAAAGGTGCAAGTACGTCAACCCTACTGCCATACAGAGGTGCGCCATTCCGGTGGCCTTGGCTGGGAGGGACTTGATGGCGTCTGCGCAGACTGGGTCTGGAAAGACGGCCGCCTTTTGCTTCCCGATTATCAGTGCTATTCTCGAGCACAAGCAGATGCGCAGGTTTTCGGGTAATATGACTAACGGGGTTACTTTTGCTTCCCCGCTCGCTCTCATACTGGCTCCAACTAGGGAGCTATCTTGTCAG ATTTTTGAAGAGGCAAAAAAGTTCTCGTATCAAACTGGAGTCAGAGTTGTTGTTGCTTACGGTGGGGCACCGATCGTAGGACAG TTGCGAAATTTGGAAAAGGGTGTGGATATCTTGGTAGCCACTCCTGGTCGTTTGTTGGATATGATAGAAAGATCAAAAGTTTCCCTTAGAAATGTCAAGTATTTAACACTTGATGAGGCTGACCGCATGTTGGATATGGGCTTTGAACGTGACATCCGAAAGATTGTTCAGCAAATGGGAATGCCTCCACCAGGTGCTAGGCAGACAATGCTTTTCAGTGCAACATTTCCAGATGAAATCCGG AGGCTCGGGTCAGATTTTCTGAAGAACCATGTATTTCTATCGGTGGGAAAAGTAGGCTCCAGCACCAATCTCATTGTTCAAAGGGTTGAATTTGTTCGTGACATGGACAAAAGGGACCTTTTAATGAATCTCCTTCGCTCCcaaaaaaatgcaaataaatTGACCCCTGCAAAG AATGCTTTGACGCTAGTCTTTGTGGAGACAAAAAGAGGCGCAGATGCACTAGAGCACTGGTTGTGGAGAAATGGCTTTCCCTCTACTGCCATTCACGGCGACAAAGTGCAAATG GAGAGGGAGAGAGCACTAAGATCATTCAAAAATGGACAGACACCGATTCTAGTGGCCACGGACGTTGCTGCTCGTGGACTCGACATTCCACATGTTGGTCATGTCATAAACTTTGACTTGCCTAAGGTAATAGACAGCTATGTGCACAGGATAGGCCGAACTGGTCGTGCAGGTAAATCTGGCACGGCAACAGCATTTTTCAGCGATAAAAATGCACCCCTTGCAAAAGAACTGATTGAATTAATGAGGGAAGCAAGTCAAGAAATTCCCGAATGGCTTGTGCAGTATGCTAAGACATCTAACCACGGCGGTGGTAATAATCGCTTTTCCCGCTATGGTGGTCGTAACTATAATGGCCACGTAAATGGAAGCAGTTTTTATGAAGATTGCCACAATGACAAATACTCAAGCCAAAGTGGTGACAAAGCTTCAAAATCCGATCCTTACGCTCCAACCCACGATACCAACGTGGTGTATGATGACTATCATGTAGACTCAGCTGGTGCTATTCCACATGCTGCAAATTACCGTTCTCCTGTTGCTGATTCATACGGTGCCCATTCGTCTGCTTATGAGTACAACTATGATCATGTTGTTGCCAGTGGTTGGGATTAG